One window of the Crassaminicella thermophila genome contains the following:
- a CDS encoding B3/B4 domain-containing protein, translated as MIDIRISSELKEICPNIALGCIQAKVSLEKDMKDLWNEINSVCEELKNKITLQEISKLQNIKTSREVYKKLRKDPTRYRLSSESLLRRIIKGNELYKINNIVDINNLISITSYYSVGSYDIDKLKPPIIFSIGKEGQPYEGIGRGQINIENLPVLTDEIGPFGSATSDSERAMITMQTKNVFMNIISFNGKDQLMKYIDYGIELLEKYAKAKETMSKIIE; from the coding sequence ATGATAGATATTCGAATCTCTAGTGAATTAAAGGAAATTTGTCCAAATATAGCGTTAGGATGTATACAAGCAAAAGTAAGTTTAGAAAAAGATATGAAAGATTTGTGGAACGAAATTAATAGTGTTTGTGAAGAACTTAAAAATAAAATAACCTTACAGGAAATATCTAAGTTACAAAATATAAAAACATCAAGAGAAGTATATAAAAAATTAAGAAAAGATCCTACAAGATATAGATTATCTTCAGAATCTTTATTAAGAAGAATCATAAAGGGAAATGAACTATATAAAATAAATAATATTGTAGATATAAATAATCTAATTTCAATTACTTCATACTATTCTGTTGGATCTTACGACATAGATAAATTAAAACCGCCTATCATCTTTAGCATTGGAAAAGAAGGACAACCATATGAAGGCATTGGAAGAGGACAGATTAATATTGAAAATTTGCCAGTACTTACTGATGAAATAGGACCTTTTGGCAGTGCTACAAGTGATTCAGAAAGAGCAATGATTACAATGCAAACAAAAAATGTCTTTATGAATATTATTTCATTTAATGGAAAAGACCAGTTGATGAAGTATATAGATTATGGAATAGAGCTTTTAGAAAAATATGCAAAAGCAAAAGAAACTATGAGCAAGATTATAGAATAA
- the hsp18 gene encoding heat shock protein Hsp18 produces MFGMVPFKRNNSLEKRNDYFNQLFNNFFDDDFFAPMITFGNAFKVDLKETENEYTIEADLPGINKEAIDIDYENNYLTIRAKREETIENENNNYVRRERSYGEFKRRFYIDNVNEEKINASFKNGVLKITLPKLEKSKVHKRKIDIH; encoded by the coding sequence ATGTTTGGTATGGTTCCTTTTAAAAGAAACAATTCTTTAGAAAAAAGAAATGATTATTTTAATCAGCTTTTCAATAACTTTTTTGATGATGATTTTTTTGCTCCAATGATTACTTTTGGCAATGCTTTTAAAGTTGATTTAAAAGAGACAGAAAACGAATATACAATTGAAGCTGATTTACCTGGTATTAATAAAGAAGCTATTGATATTGACTATGAAAATAATTATTTAACAATTCGTGCTAAAAGAGAAGAAACTATAGAAAATGAAAATAATAACTATGTAAGACGTGAAAGAAGTTATGGTGAATTTAAAAGAAGATTTTATATTGACAATGTAAATGAAGAAAAAATAAATGCTTCTTTTAAAAATGGAGTCTTAAAAATTACTTTACCAAAATTAGAAAAGTCAAAAGTTCACAAAAGAAAAATAGATATTCACTAG
- a CDS encoding cupin domain-containing protein gives MIEKVFKYSVTDEKVVEKIIMDENINYIHMVFNKNQGLPEHFSNSNVYMTVLRGTLSIRLDEQDVHEYRKGDILQIPYNTKMNVNNLHDEVLELIVVKAPAPINYKK, from the coding sequence ATGATTGAAAAGGTATTTAAATATAGTGTTACAGATGAAAAAGTGGTGGAGAAGATTATCATGGATGAGAATATTAATTATATCCATATGGTTTTTAATAAAAACCAAGGACTACCAGAGCATTTTTCAAACTCAAATGTTTATATGACAGTACTCAGAGGTACATTATCGATAAGACTAGATGAACAAGATGTACATGAATATAGAAAAGGTGATATTTTACAAATACCATATAATACAAAGATGAATGTAAACAATTTACATGATGAAGTTTTAGAATTGATTGTAGTTAAAGCCCCAGCTCCTATAAATTATAAAAAATAA